A stretch of the Perca flavescens isolate YP-PL-M2 chromosome 3, PFLA_1.0, whole genome shotgun sequence genome encodes the following:
- the six5 gene encoding homeobox protein SIX5 — MASLSLESTEQSENSPEEPTATESKEENDTVQISEQLLQSFQKSALNFSTDQVACLCEALLQAGNVDRLWRFLSTIPPSSDLLRGNETVLKAQALVAFHREEFKELYAILESYDFHPSNHGFLQDLYLKARYKEAERSRGRSLGAVDKYRLRKKFPLPKTIWDGEETVYCFKEKSRNALKECYKSNRYPTPDEKKNLAKVTGLSLTQVSNWFKNRRQRDRTPSGTHSKSESDGNHSTEDEASPMDDTPDKPEEAAGSTASIISLSAVPSSTGGQLILNGSGGFLTASQPLLLNGNSLISSTGAGVIINGLSLGDCQTVTLSPVATNSPLILNGAQVITKPSISVQQQAVSMAQQEVSAMEAKPSTLPAVVFSTNTTPVSYPPSIISLPLQTKTESDNAMDFIGVPESEGSIQTVSSSSSSPSSPTLSFPTRLPSLVLTQNTQRHESLTLPTSMSSGGMVFSSSAVPLSSQQGEYVFLASASSHLNPSSSVVSSSSSTPQVFSLPQVVPSIQGIPVSQLVQHSSGAQVSQCPQLVPVSPLTSPSPQFQDQTVNTSNRLVQQQQEASTTLPEGATTIVSISQLNNNQLPQRTVHQLGDQSTNSSPSKIQVPQVISISSPTQVVPVPQAKGTTAAQLVPLSMPQLVPVSPIQTSTTISFPQVVPASPLSIPSAGVPFQILTSAPAGVAQGPLRINQLRPIQSVGPPTSMAPGVQLLNSGIIQLPSAPSGNLLLGGSPYLSVQQGKLILTIPAGIQLARLPLKPVPEASPISLNGLSHVLTPFTPPVVSTTSGPTPSGLTSSPLNFINSSPPYCAPETGTPAAPSPHPPDHPVTPTTPNTLTPESMLTLSPMYSGATPNIQLSQPAWSPVPLSTSASLTLFDVRGKGDLPVDPALLGLPGGESLLLGSPSPEQDVEANSALRNPEEMDGDSKILTQLQSVPVDDDLGL, encoded by the exons atggCTTCCTTGTCTTTGGAGTCTACAGAACAATCTGAGAACAGCCCAGAGGAGCCAACGGCAACGGAGTCCAAAGAAGAGAACGATACGGTGCAAATTTCGGAACAATTACTCCAAAGTTTCCAAAAGTCGGCTCTGAATTTTTCCACTGACCAAGTAGCATGTCTCTGCGAGGCCCTTCTGCAGGCGGGCAATGTGGATCGCCTGTGGAGGTTTCTATCCACCATACCTCCTTCGTCCGATCTGCTACGTGGCAACGAGACCGTGCTGAAGGCCCAGGCATTGGTGGCTTTCCACAGGGAAGAATTCAAGGAGCTGTACGCCATCCTGGAGAGCTACGACTTCCACCCGTCTAACCATGGGTTCCTGCAGGACCTGTACCTGAAAGCCCGCTACAAGGAGGCGGAGAGGTCCCGGGGCCGCAGCCTGGGCGCAGTGGACAAGTACCGGCTCAGGAAGAAGTTCCCCCTGCCCAAAACTATCTGGGACGGAGAGGAGACCGTGTACTGCTTCAAAGAAAAGTCCCGAAATGCCCTGAAAGAGTGCTATAAGAGCAACAGGTACCCCACTCCGGACGAGAAGAAAAACCTTGCCAAAGTCACCGGACTGTCCCTCACACAGGTCAGCAACTGGTTCAAGAACCGCAGGCAGAGGGACAGGACCCCGTCCGGGACCCACAGCAAAAG TGAGTCTGATGGAAACCACAGCACTGAGGATGAGGCGAGCCCTATGGACGACACCCCTGACAAACCAGAGGAGGCTGCTGGCTCCACAGCttccatcatctctctctctgccgtCCCCAGCAGTACGGGAGGCCAGCTCATCCTCAACGGGTCCGGTGGCTTCCTCACAGCCTCTCAGCCATTACTACTTAATGGAAATTCCCTGATCTCCAGTACGGGTGCTGGTGTCATAATTAATGGTCTAAGCTTAGGAGATTGCCAGACAGTCACACTGAGTCCTGTTGCAACCAACTCTCCTTTAATACTGAATGGGGCTCAGGTAATAACCAAACCTAGTATCAGTGTGCAGCAGCAAGCAGTTTCTATGGCACAGCAGGAGGTTTCGGCCATGGAGGCCAAGCCGAGCACTCTTCCAGCAGTTGTTTTTAGTACTAACACCACACCCGTCTCGTACCCTCCATCCATCATCTCTCTTCCTCTACAAACTAAAACCGAGAGCGACAATGCAATGGATTTCATCGGTGTCCCTGAATCAGAGGGCAGCATTCAGACAGtatcttcctcttcttcatctccCTCCTCACCAACTCTGTCCTTCCCAACCAGGCTCCCCTCACTAGTCTTAACACAAAACACCCAACGCCACGAGTCTCTCACCCTCCCGACCTCTATGTCGTCAGGAGGCATGGTATTCTCCAGTTCTGCTGTGCCTCTCTCCAGTCAGCAAGGGGAGTATGTTTTCTTAGCCTCTGCTAGCTCCCACTTAAACCCTTCTAGCTCTGTGGTTTCCTCCAGCAGCTCCACCCCTCAGGTCTTCTCTCTGCCACAGGTTGTGCCTTCCATCCAGGGCATACCAGTATCCCAGCTGGTCCAGCACTCTTCAGGGGCCCAGGTTTCCCAATGCCCCCAGTTGGTCCCAGTATCCCCCCTCACCTCGCCATCTCCCCAGTTCCAAGACCAGACAGTGAACACAAGCAACAGACTGGTGCAACAGCAGCAGGAAGCTTCAACAACTTTGCCTGAAGGGGCCACAACCATAGTTTCTATCTCACAGCTTAACAACAATCAGCTCCCACAGCGAACGGTACACCAGCTAGGGGACCAAAGCACAAACTCCTCACCCAGCAAAATCCAAGTCCCACAGGTTATTTCCATCTCTTCCCCGACACAAGTAGTCCCAGTCCCCCAGGCCAAAGGCACCACAGCAGCACAGTTAGTCCCCCTCTCCATGCCTCAGCTGGTCCCAGTCTCGCCCATCCAAACTTCTACCACCATCTCCTTCCCCCAAGTGGTACCTGCCAGTCCTCTCTCCATCCCCTCTGCTGGAGTGCCCTTCCAGATCCTGACTTCAGCTCCTGCAGGGGTCGCACAGGGTCCTCTCAGGATAAACCAGCTGAGGCCCATTCAGAGTGTGGGTCCCCCAACCAGCATGGCCCCTGGTGTGCAGCTCCTCAACTCTGGGATCATTCAGCTGCCCTCTGCTCCTTCAG GTAACCTTCTCCTCGGTGGAAGCCCCTACCTGAGTGTCCAGCAAGGCAAGCTGATTCTGACCATCCCAGCAGGCATCCAACTAGCCAGGTTGCCGCTTAAACCAGTCCCAGAGGCTTCACCCATCTCTCTAAATGGATTGAGTCATGTTCTAACCCCCTTCACCCCTCCTGTCGTCTCAACCACCTCAGGCCCGACCCCCAGTGGCCTCACATCATCTCCCCTAAACTTCATCAACTCGTCTCCACCGTACTGTGCTCCAGAGACTGGGACACCTGCCGCCCCCTCCCCTCATCCACCGGACCATCCAGTCACTCCTACCACGCCAAATACTTTGACTCCAGAGAGTATGCTTACCCTCAGTCCTATGTACAGTGGGGCGACACCCAACATCCAGTTGTCCCAACCAGCCTGGAGCCCTGTGCCCCTCTCCACTTCAGCTAGTCTAACTCTGTTTGATGTCCGCGGCAAGGGGGACCTACCTGTAGACCCGGCTTTGTTAGGCCTACCTGGAGGAGAGTCGCTGCTTCTGGGAAGCCCTTCGCCAGAGCAGGACGTGGAAGCCAACTCGGCACTGAGGAATCCAGAGGAGATGGATGGGGACTCCAAGATTCTTACTCAGCTCCAGTCTGTCCCTGTGGATGATGACCTGGGCTTGTAG